One genomic window of Sphingobacterium oryzagri includes the following:
- a CDS encoding ZIP family metal transporter: MSSFLIVSILFISAFVSGLSVFFVKRDNTNLLKLVLSFSGAYLFSITVLHLIPHVYLTDSTRPEIIGLYILGGFLFQLLLEQFSQGIEHGHIHQHDHSVFPFGIMVSLCLHAFLEGMPLASGHQSELVFGIAIHHIPAAFALGSLLLSTRLTKGKIGFFILLFAAMTPLGFITSKGISSGDIGNISQYFDKIMAIVIGIFLHISTTILFESGSADHHKFNKKKMVAVLLGVLVSLGNFLFDGHDHQHGAEHKTHQHDTQPKEHDDHHDHEHDHDGHQH, encoded by the coding sequence ATGAGTTCATTCTTAATCGTCAGCATTTTATTCATTTCCGCTTTCGTCAGTGGATTGTCGGTCTTTTTTGTAAAACGAGACAACACCAATCTGCTTAAACTTGTCCTGTCCTTCAGTGGAGCTTACCTCTTCAGCATCACGGTGCTGCACCTGATTCCGCACGTTTACCTGACTGATAGTACACGTCCCGAAATTATCGGATTGTATATTTTGGGCGGTTTCTTGTTTCAACTCTTACTGGAGCAATTTTCGCAAGGTATTGAGCATGGACATATCCATCAGCACGATCATAGTGTATTTCCATTCGGCATTATGGTCAGTTTATGCTTACATGCCTTTTTAGAAGGTATGCCGCTGGCATCTGGTCATCAATCAGAATTGGTATTTGGCATTGCGATTCATCATATACCAGCAGCCTTTGCATTGGGTAGTTTATTGCTCAGCACCCGTTTAACCAAAGGTAAGATTGGATTTTTTATCTTGCTGTTTGCTGCTATGACGCCATTAGGCTTTATCACCAGCAAAGGTATCAGCAGTGGTGATATCGGTAATATTTCGCAGTATTTCGATAAGATCATGGCTATTGTTATCGGTATCTTCCTGCATATATCAACGACGATCTTATTCGAATCGGGTTCGGCAGATCATCATAAATTCAATAAAAAGAAAATGGTGGCTGTATTGTTAGGCGTATTGGTATCATTGGGTAACTTTTTATTCGATGGACATGATCATCAGCATGGTGCCGAACATAAAACCCATCAGCACGACACACAACCTAAAGAACATGACGACCATCACGACCACGAGCATGATCATGATGGTCATCAACACTAA
- the rlmF gene encoding 23S rRNA (adenine(1618)-N(6))-methyltransferase RlmF, producing the protein MSSTPANNALHPRNIHRTGYDIKKLTTKNPSLKKHIILTPVGKESINFSDPQAVFELNKSLLKTDYQIDNWSIIKNSLCPPIPGRADYMHYLADLLASERDGVIPTGPEIHILDIGTGSSCIYPILGQRIYQWNFVGTDIEEAALQHAQATLKTNASLKKAVQLRFQEQKEHVLKGVIAKDDRFDAVVCNPPFFKSREDNWQKTTKKFNNLNKNSDKIPVQNFGGHPNELWCEGGERQFIRTMIYESMDFKSQLGWITTLVSDKDNLKPLIAILEYHKVGKLEIIPMTQGNKSIRILAWKW; encoded by the coding sequence ATGTCGAGCACGCCAGCAAACAACGCGCTACATCCACGTAATATCCATCGTACAGGATATGATATCAAAAAGTTGACGACAAAAAATCCGTCCCTTAAAAAGCATATCATCCTTACGCCTGTAGGCAAAGAATCTATCAATTTTTCTGATCCGCAAGCCGTTTTTGAATTAAATAAAAGTTTACTGAAAACCGATTATCAAATCGATAACTGGTCTATCATTAAAAATAGCCTTTGTCCGCCCATTCCGGGCAGGGCAGATTATATGCATTACCTGGCCGATTTGTTGGCCTCCGAACGTGACGGCGTTATTCCTACCGGTCCGGAAATACACATCTTGGATATCGGTACGGGATCATCCTGCATATACCCTATTCTCGGGCAGCGCATCTACCAGTGGAATTTTGTTGGCACCGATATCGAAGAAGCCGCACTTCAACATGCGCAGGCTACTTTAAAAACCAATGCTAGTTTGAAAAAAGCGGTACAGCTCCGTTTTCAGGAACAAAAAGAGCATGTTCTTAAAGGCGTGATCGCCAAAGACGATCGTTTTGACGCTGTCGTCTGTAATCCGCCCTTTTTTAAATCCCGGGAAGATAACTGGCAAAAAACCACAAAGAAATTTAACAACCTGAACAAGAATAGTGATAAAATACCGGTGCAAAATTTTGGCGGGCATCCTAATGAACTCTGGTGCGAGGGTGGCGAACGTCAGTTTATACGTACCATGATTTATGAAAGTATGGACTTTAAATCACAACTAGGCTGGATCACGACACTTGTATCAGATAAAGATAACCTAAAACCGCTGATTGCTATATTAGAATACCATAAGGTCGGTAAACTGGAAATAATTCCGATGACACAGGGTAACAAAAGCATACGCATATTGGCTTGGAAATGGTAA
- the glmM gene encoding phosphoglucosamine mutase, whose protein sequence is MTLIKSISGIRGTIGGKPGEGLTPIDVVKFTAAFGKILLRNTGNKKIVVGRDARLSGEMVSNLVVGALQSIGADVVNLGLSTTPTVEIAVPLEQAAGGIILTASHNPGQWNALKLLNSLGEFISDAEGKEVLALGESLDFDFAEVGSLGTEVHDESYLQKHIDAVLALPIVDREAIRSANFKIAVDAVNSTGGIFIPALLEALGVETVYKIHCTPNGHFPHNPEPLKEHLTDLSEAVLANGADLGIAVDPDVDRLVFMMEDGELFGEEYTLVAVADYILGQTKGNTVSNLSSTRALRDVTQQHGGEYFAAAVGEVNVVTKMKEVNAVIGGEGNGGVIYPESHYGRDALVGVAIFLSHLAKLGKKASAYRAALPQYFMSKNKITLTPELDIDDLLRKMEDKYKNENYSTIDGLKIDFENEWVHLRKSNTEPIIRIYSEGPTQEAAEAIAQRIIEEIETIIK, encoded by the coding sequence ATGACACTTATTAAATCGATATCGGGTATCCGAGGGACTATTGGTGGTAAACCGGGCGAAGGACTTACGCCAATAGACGTTGTCAAATTTACTGCAGCATTTGGGAAGATATTGCTCAGGAATACAGGGAATAAGAAGATTGTCGTAGGGCGCGATGCGCGCCTTTCCGGTGAAATGGTAAGTAATCTCGTCGTTGGTGCTTTGCAAAGTATCGGTGCCGATGTAGTTAATCTTGGTCTATCTACCACACCCACTGTGGAAATTGCTGTGCCTTTAGAACAAGCCGCAGGCGGTATCATTTTAACGGCTTCGCACAATCCGGGACAATGGAATGCGCTGAAACTTTTAAATAGTCTTGGCGAGTTTATCAGCGATGCAGAAGGCAAAGAAGTTTTGGCCTTAGGAGAAAGTCTGGATTTTGATTTTGCGGAGGTAGGTTCGTTAGGTACAGAAGTACATGATGAGAGTTATCTGCAAAAGCATATCGATGCTGTCTTAGCGCTTCCTATCGTCGATCGTGAAGCGATCCGTTCGGCAAATTTTAAAATTGCCGTAGACGCTGTTAACAGCACCGGGGGCATTTTTATTCCGGCATTGCTGGAAGCACTTGGTGTCGAAACGGTCTATAAAATTCACTGCACGCCTAATGGACATTTTCCACATAACCCGGAGCCGTTGAAAGAGCACTTGACTGATCTTTCGGAAGCGGTTTTAGCAAATGGAGCGGATTTAGGTATTGCGGTTGATCCGGATGTCGATCGTCTCGTATTTATGATGGAAGATGGCGAACTTTTTGGCGAAGAGTATACATTGGTCGCAGTAGCCGACTATATTTTGGGACAAACCAAAGGAAATACCGTCTCCAATTTGAGTTCAACACGTGCTTTACGTGACGTGACACAGCAGCATGGCGGTGAATATTTTGCGGCAGCCGTGGGTGAAGTGAATGTCGTGACCAAAATGAAAGAAGTGAATGCAGTAATTGGCGGCGAAGGCAATGGCGGCGTCATTTATCCAGAATCGCACTATGGTCGTGATGCCTTAGTCGGCGTTGCGATATTCCTCAGTCATTTAGCAAAATTAGGGAAGAAAGCTTCTGCCTATCGCGCGGCGCTTCCGCAATACTTCATGTCCAAAAACAAGATCACCCTTACACCGGAATTGGATATTGACGACCTGCTGCGTAAAATGGAAGATAAATACAAAAACGAAAACTATTCCACCATCGACGGGTTGAAAATAGATTTCGAAAATGAATGGGTGCACTTGCGCAAGTCTAATACAGAGCCCATCATTCGTATTTATTCAGAAGGGCCGACGCAGGAAGCTGCTGAAGCAATCGCACAGCGAATAATCGAAGAGATCGAAACAATCATCAAATAA
- a CDS encoding FeoA family protein, protein MQKSFSLDLLKVGEKAVISKLNAAELPSKLLEIGLLPGCTVEVKHKAPFNGPIGLHILNSNILIAIRKSEATYILVEK, encoded by the coding sequence ATGCAAAAAAGTTTCAGTCTAGATCTTTTAAAAGTAGGTGAAAAAGCGGTGATAAGCAAATTAAATGCGGCAGAACTGCCTTCTAAACTTCTTGAAATAGGGTTGCTCCCCGGATGTACTGTAGAGGTAAAGCACAAAGCGCCATTTAATGGCCCAATAGGTCTACACATCTTAAATTCCAATATTTTAATCGCCATCCGCAAGTCTGAAGCTACATACATTTTAGTCGAAAAATAA
- a CDS encoding phosphatase PAP2 family protein, translated as MLNQLIHFDQEVFLAINQGLSNPFFDWLLPILRNPYTWAPLYLFLIIFFIKHYGKMGVLIVAFTLANFGISDAISSHLIKKNVKRIRPCNDLVFKNEVNIRVRCGAGFSFTSSHATNHFAMAFFWIMLFRRRWKHALWLGVTWASLISFSQIYVGVHYPIDILCGATLGILIGTGVGYLFKRFFPDFFKSTNTPPAIATT; from the coding sequence ATGTTGAATCAACTCATTCATTTTGACCAAGAAGTTTTTTTGGCCATCAATCAAGGATTAAGTAATCCTTTTTTTGATTGGCTACTCCCCATTTTACGTAATCCTTACACCTGGGCTCCGCTCTATCTTTTCCTGATTATCTTTTTTATTAAGCATTACGGAAAGATGGGTGTTTTGATCGTAGCATTTACACTGGCCAATTTCGGCATTTCAGATGCCATTTCCTCTCATCTAATCAAGAAAAATGTAAAACGGATACGCCCGTGCAACGATCTTGTGTTTAAAAACGAGGTAAATATACGTGTGCGGTGCGGTGCTGGATTCAGTTTTACCTCCTCACATGCTACCAACCATTTTGCGATGGCTTTCTTTTGGATCATGCTTTTCCGCAGACGCTGGAAACATGCTTTATGGCTGGGCGTAACCTGGGCTTCATTGATCAGTTTTTCACAGATTTATGTTGGTGTGCACTATCCTATTGATATCCTCTGTGGTGCCACGTTAGGCATATTGATCGGCACGGGTGTGGGATATCTTTTCAAACGCTTTTTTCCTGATTTTTTTAAATCAACTAATACCCCACCAGCAATAGCAACAACATGA
- the gap gene encoding type I glyceraldehyde-3-phosphate dehydrogenase, with product MKIAINGFGRIGRNTLRNIYRRQLQHEIAVIAINDLTDTATLAHLLKYDSVHGPLGLEVTFDDTHIYVDGAAIRVFKEKSPADLPWRALNIDVVVESTGMFTSRDKASLHLQAGAKQTIISAPSADKDVPTVVLGINDAEFDWQTPLFSNASCTTNNVAPLVKILDENWGINDGYITTVHSMTGDQNLHDAPHRDLRRARAASSSIIPTSTGAAKAITNVFTHLEGKLGGAGIRVPVLNGSLTDFTCTLRAQTTVEAINQKFKEAAETTLKDVLYYTEDPIVSVDIINNPYSCVFDAQLTSIVGGLVKVVGWYDNEFGYSNRMVDLLLKISKL from the coding sequence ATGAAGATAGCCATTAATGGTTTCGGTAGAATAGGCCGAAATACGTTACGTAATATCTACAGACGGCAACTTCAACATGAAATAGCCGTAATCGCTATTAATGATTTAACCGATACGGCAACTTTAGCACACTTACTAAAGTATGACTCTGTGCACGGCCCTTTGGGCTTAGAGGTGACGTTTGATGATACACATATCTACGTCGACGGCGCTGCAATACGCGTTTTCAAAGAGAAAAGCCCGGCAGATCTGCCTTGGCGCGCGCTAAACATCGACGTGGTTGTCGAATCAACGGGCATGTTTACCTCACGGGATAAGGCATCACTACACTTGCAGGCTGGCGCTAAACAAACTATTATCTCTGCACCGTCTGCGGATAAAGATGTACCGACGGTGGTGCTGGGCATAAACGACGCGGAATTTGATTGGCAAACGCCACTTTTTTCGAATGCTTCCTGCACCACAAATAATGTTGCTCCGCTCGTGAAAATCCTTGATGAAAATTGGGGAATTAACGATGGATATATCACGACAGTACATTCGATGACTGGCGATCAGAATCTCCACGATGCGCCACACCGGGATCTACGCCGTGCCCGCGCAGCTTCATCGTCCATCATACCGACAAGCACAGGCGCAGCAAAAGCCATTACCAATGTGTTTACACATTTGGAAGGCAAACTCGGTGGCGCGGGTATCCGTGTGCCGGTGCTCAATGGGTCGCTGACAGATTTTACCTGCACGCTGCGCGCGCAAACGACCGTCGAAGCCATCAACCAAAAGTTTAAAGAAGCGGCAGAAACAACGCTCAAGGATGTGCTTTACTATACCGAAGATCCGATCGTATCGGTCGATATTATCAATAACCCGTACTCCTGTGTATTTGATGCACAACTCACATCCATTGTGGGTGGTTTGGTCAAAGTGGTCGGCTGGTATGACAACGAGTTTGGTTACTCAAACCGGATGGTCGATTTATTGCTAAAAATTTCAAAGCTTTAA
- a CDS encoding TlpA family protein disulfide reductase: MKYFFSSIALGAMVSFSACQSGNKENTTQQTEQQAAADPHAHAGAQPTAQQAPAMAKDPAKSIPEFTFYKVKSGIGFSKADIPANRNTAFILFDPSCGHCQHEASLLAKNYAKVKDVNIYFVSMNDPALMASFLETFAKELVDKPNVEVLYDRNQQFIQKFHVPVQFPANYIYGADGQLKNSWDGEKEIGYILAEYSK, translated from the coding sequence ATGAAGTACTTTTTTAGTAGCATTGCCCTTGGCGCCATGGTAAGTTTCAGTGCTTGCCAATCGGGCAACAAGGAGAACACCACACAGCAAACAGAACAACAGGCGGCGGCCGATCCACATGCTCATGCCGGTGCGCAGCCGACAGCACAACAGGCGCCTGCAATGGCAAAAGATCCTGCCAAAAGTATTCCAGAGTTTACATTTTACAAGGTTAAGTCGGGTATCGGCTTCAGCAAAGCAGACATACCAGCCAATAGAAATACGGCCTTTATTCTTTTCGATCCAAGTTGCGGACATTGCCAACACGAAGCAAGTTTGTTAGCAAAAAACTACGCAAAGGTAAAGGATGTAAACATCTACTTTGTGTCGATGAACGATCCGGCATTAATGGCATCTTTTCTGGAAACCTTTGCCAAAGAATTAGTCGATAAACCCAATGTCGAGGTACTATACGATAGAAATCAGCAATTTATTCAGAAATTTCACGTGCCTGTGCAATTTCCCGCAAACTACATCTACGGTGCTGATGGACAGTTGAAAAACAGTTGGGATGGCGAAAAAGAAATTGGCTACATTTTAGCAGAATACAGCAAATAA
- a CDS encoding MarR family winged helix-turn-helix transcriptional regulator: MKIEEELKVKKFTNDWQRATVNILFTASWLGLILEKRASKRQITLQQFNALRILRGQLPEPTTNNLLRTRMISNTPDISRLVDRIVAKGLASREKNKVDKRSVDLFITQKGLDLLDEIEEDMMLIDMLPGNLSEKDAAKLSDLLDKLRGEDTEAL; encoded by the coding sequence ATGAAGATTGAAGAAGAACTTAAAGTGAAGAAATTTACAAATGATTGGCAGCGGGCTACCGTCAATATTTTATTTACGGCCAGCTGGCTAGGACTCATTTTGGAAAAACGTGCGTCGAAACGACAGATTACGCTGCAGCAATTTAATGCGTTGCGGATTTTACGTGGCCAACTGCCTGAGCCTACGACGAATAATTTATTGCGTACGCGCATGATTAGTAACACACCTGATATCTCGCGTCTGGTCGACCGTATTGTGGCGAAGGGATTGGCATCGCGCGAAAAGAATAAAGTGGATAAACGATCGGTAGATCTGTTTATTACGCAAAAAGGACTCGATCTCTTGGATGAGATTGAGGAAGATATGATGCTCATTGATATGCTTCCCGGTAACTTATCAGAAAAAGATGCGGCTAAATTGAGCGATCTACTGGATAAGTTACGCGGAGAAGATACAGAAGCGCTTTAG
- the feoB gene encoding ferrous iron transport protein B → MKNPIIALLGNPNVGKTSLFNRITKLNQRVGNYPGITVEKREGSVKANGKIYTIVDLPGTYTLFPTSLDEEIVFNTLANKENPAYPDLLIVVSEPNNLKRSIVLYQQARELGVPAIFVINMIDELASKGLDIDYRKLEQYLGTKVYTTDARTGKGVPSLIQAFDQRPAHYAGQFKADPNYDEALEETKKAFPLHTEYQTWQFLAQDHVSFVSQQQRQALVEIRAKYQITASELQKSESIRRNEQIAKDIKDFIFVTENQHINQTNRLDRVLLHPFWGYVIFFAILFLLFQLVFALSAPVMDWIDENFSALVDYLVVTLPAGPISDLFTQGILAGIGGIVIFVPQIAILFILVSLMEETGYMSRVVFLMDRWLRPYGLNGKSVIPLMSGVGCAIPAIMAARNIENTKERLITMLVTPFMTCAARLPIYVVLIALVIPDDTFLGFGLQGLVLNLLYILGVVAALLSAWVLDKILKTTHKSFLIFELPSYKTPDWKNVGMNVWDKTSGFLFGAGKIILAMAVILWVLGSFGPNDRFSDAERYVQEANPDLTEEELGEEIASFKLEHSFLGYIGMGIEPIVAPLGYDWKMGIGLVSSFAAREVFVGTMATVYSLGEDVDIEDDSQRETLLSRMKSEINRNTGKPAYNLASGISLLLFYAFAMQCMSTIAIMKRETGSWKWTLIQTAMMTGVAYIVAFIVYQLMK, encoded by the coding sequence ATGAAAAACCCTATTATAGCCCTGCTGGGAAATCCCAATGTGGGAAAGACTTCTTTATTTAATCGCATTACCAAACTTAACCAACGCGTAGGAAACTATCCTGGCATTACGGTAGAAAAAAGAGAAGGATCAGTCAAGGCAAATGGTAAAATATATACAATCGTTGATCTTCCAGGTACCTATACGTTATTTCCAACCTCGCTTGATGAAGAAATCGTTTTCAACACGCTAGCAAATAAAGAAAACCCTGCTTATCCCGACTTATTAATTGTCGTTTCAGAACCCAACAATTTAAAACGTTCCATCGTCTTATATCAACAAGCGCGCGAGCTCGGCGTTCCGGCAATATTTGTTATCAATATGATAGACGAACTGGCAAGCAAGGGGCTCGACATCGATTACCGTAAGCTGGAGCAATATCTCGGCACGAAAGTGTACACTACCGACGCGCGTACGGGAAAAGGCGTACCAAGCCTTATCCAGGCTTTTGATCAGCGGCCAGCACATTATGCCGGGCAGTTTAAAGCGGACCCGAACTATGATGAAGCGCTAGAAGAAACCAAAAAAGCATTTCCGCTGCACACGGAATACCAAACCTGGCAATTTTTGGCGCAAGATCATGTGTCGTTTGTTTCCCAACAACAACGTCAAGCCTTGGTCGAGATTCGTGCTAAATATCAAATAACGGCATCAGAACTGCAAAAATCGGAATCAATCCGCAGGAATGAACAGATTGCAAAGGATATCAAAGATTTTATCTTTGTCACTGAAAATCAACATATTAACCAAACGAATCGCCTGGATCGTGTGCTGTTGCATCCTTTTTGGGGATATGTCATCTTCTTTGCCATCTTATTTTTGTTATTTCAATTGGTATTTGCCCTGTCTGCACCGGTGATGGACTGGATCGATGAGAATTTTTCAGCATTGGTCGATTATCTCGTGGTGACGCTGCCGGCAGGCCCAATATCCGATTTATTTACGCAAGGCATTTTAGCCGGGATTGGCGGCATCGTCATATTTGTGCCGCAAATTGCGATACTTTTTATTTTAGTATCCTTAATGGAAGAAACCGGCTATATGAGTCGCGTGGTATTCCTGATGGACCGTTGGCTACGTCCTTACGGACTAAACGGAAAATCGGTTATTCCACTGATGTCGGGTGTAGGCTGTGCAATACCGGCGATCATGGCTGCCCGCAACATTGAAAATACGAAAGAGCGACTGATTACCATGTTGGTCACCCCGTTTATGACCTGTGCAGCGCGTTTACCGATTTATGTCGTCTTGATTGCATTAGTTATTCCAGATGACACCTTTTTGGGTTTCGGCTTACAAGGGCTTGTACTAAACTTGCTTTATATCTTGGGTGTTGTAGCGGCTTTGCTCTCCGCCTGGGTACTTGATAAGATCTTGAAAACGACCCACAAATCTTTCCTTATATTCGAATTACCTTCCTATAAAACACCCGATTGGAAAAATGTCGGGATGAATGTGTGGGATAAAACATCTGGTTTTTTGTTTGGTGCGGGTAAGATTATTTTAGCAATGGCGGTTATCCTCTGGGTATTGGGCAGCTTTGGTCCAAACGATCGCTTCTCCGATGCGGAACGCTACGTGCAAGAAGCAAATCCCGACCTTACGGAAGAAGAGCTGGGCGAAGAAATTGCATCTTTCAAACTAGAACACTCTTTTTTGGGTTATATAGGTATGGGTATTGAACCGATAGTCGCGCCATTGGGTTATGATTGGAAAATGGGTATTGGTCTGGTTTCTTCGTTTGCTGCTCGTGAGGTGTTTGTAGGGACGATGGCAACTGTATATAGTCTAGGCGAAGATGTCGATATTGAAGATGACTCACAAAGAGAAACATTGTTGAGCCGCATGAAATCGGAAATTAACAGAAATACGGGCAAACCGGCCTATAATTTAGCTTCCGGTATTTCGCTACTCCTTTTTTATGCATTCGCCATGCAGTGTATGAGTACTATAGCGATTATGAAGCGGGAGACAGGCTCCTGGAAATGGACGTTAATACAAACCGCCATGATGACAGGTGTAGCTTATATTGTCGCTTTTATTGTTTATCAATTGATGAAATAA
- a CDS encoding TIGR02757 family protein — MADFNIKSFLDAKVDQFNRPAFIPNDPIVIPHLFTKQQDIEIMGFFAAILAWGQRKTIINKCNELIQRFDGEPAKFITQHSEHDLKNLLGFKHRTFNDTDLLYFVAFLRFHYTRFASLEDAFLLAAQHPDGFSIERSLNEFKAYFFSLPDHPIRTKKHISSPMQKSSCKRLNMFLRWMVRQDNSGVDFGIWKRIAASDLICPCDIHVERVARRFGLITADKVNWKTAVELTENLKVFDPKDPVKYDFALFGIGVEGEV, encoded by the coding sequence ATGGCAGATTTTAATATTAAAAGCTTTTTGGATGCAAAGGTCGATCAATTTAATCGTCCGGCATTTATACCGAATGATCCGATTGTTATTCCGCATTTGTTTACGAAGCAACAAGATATCGAAATCATGGGCTTTTTCGCGGCAATTTTGGCTTGGGGGCAACGGAAAACGATTATCAATAAGTGCAACGAACTGATCCAACGATTTGACGGTGAACCGGCAAAATTTATTACACAACACAGCGAACACGATCTTAAAAACCTGTTGGGTTTTAAGCATCGCACCTTTAATGATACCGATCTGCTGTATTTTGTGGCATTTTTGCGGTTTCACTATACCCGGTTTGCCTCGCTAGAAGATGCTTTTTTGTTAGCCGCGCAGCATCCGGATGGCTTTTCTATTGAGCGTAGTCTAAACGAGTTTAAGGCCTATTTTTTTTCGCTCCCGGATCATCCCATTCGCACGAAAAAGCACATCAGCTCGCCCATGCAAAAGTCAAGCTGTAAACGACTGAATATGTTTTTACGATGGATGGTCAGACAAGATAATAGCGGGGTAGATTTTGGTATTTGGAAGCGCATTGCTGCCAGCGACCTCATTTGTCCGTGCGATATTCATGTGGAACGTGTTGCTAGACGTTTCGGACTGATCACGGCCGATAAAGTAAATTGGAAGACGGCGGTCGAACTGACCGAAAATCTAAAAGTATTTGATCCGAAAGATCCGGTAAAGTATGACTTTGCGCTTTTTGGAATAGGCGTGGAAGGCGAGGTTTAA
- a CDS encoding Na+/H+ antiporter, with amino-acid sequence MIESNVLLVMLLFFFMAMLFVLSQRLKISYPILLVIGGLLISLIPGAPRISLDPNIIFLVFLPPLLFEAAWYTSWDNFLKWRRSIFIMGFGLVFVTSLAVAYFSVAIIPSFTLALGFLLGGIISPPDAVAATSVLKGVSLPKRGVTILEGESLVNDAASLTVFRFALAAIISGSFVMQEAATEFVILAVMGVVVGLLIAHILYFFLRYIAKSSSITTPITLIAPYIMYIVAEHFEWSGVLAVVSGGLFLSYRAKDYMNHHTRIQTKEVWATVGFLLNGFVFILIGLELPVIASGLDGYSIEESIQYALLISAIVIVLRVLMVYLSAFVPRMLFPHIRRKEVSPGWKLPLVVGWAGMRGVVSLASALAIPLALDSGEAFPHRNLILFITFVVILVTLVFQGLSLPLLIRWVKLEEMDHEVAEKVQIESIRLALAKDAIAYMESHYQEEMKQYETIARVKEQYQRSIRATEDALDDEAKIRLSGVRALYVKVALELIQVRRQGLEKFRSEKQFDSDVIKQIEHNLDLEESRLNHV; translated from the coding sequence ATGATTGAATCGAATGTCTTGCTGGTCATGCTGCTATTTTTCTTTATGGCTATGCTTTTTGTTTTGAGCCAACGCTTAAAGATATCTTATCCAATATTATTGGTGATCGGCGGCTTATTGATTTCCTTGATTCCGGGTGCACCGCGCATTAGTTTAGATCCCAATATTATCTTTCTGGTCTTTTTGCCACCCTTACTTTTTGAGGCTGCCTGGTACACGTCCTGGGATAATTTTCTGAAGTGGCGACGCTCAATCTTTATCATGGGCTTTGGGCTGGTTTTTGTCACTTCGCTTGCCGTAGCTTATTTTTCGGTCGCTATTATACCGTCGTTTACGTTGGCGTTAGGTTTTCTGTTGGGCGGAATAATTTCGCCTCCCGATGCTGTGGCAGCGACCTCGGTTTTGAAAGGCGTAAGCTTACCAAAGCGCGGTGTTACTATTTTGGAAGGCGAAAGCCTCGTCAATGATGCCGCTTCGCTTACGGTTTTTCGCTTTGCACTGGCCGCCATTATTTCTGGCTCGTTTGTGATGCAGGAAGCCGCTACGGAGTTTGTGATTTTGGCGGTGATGGGTGTCGTGGTAGGCTTGTTGATCGCGCATATTCTTTACTTTTTTTTGCGATACATCGCAAAATCATCGAGTATTACTACACCAATCACGTTAATCGCGCCGTATATCATGTATATCGTTGCCGAGCATTTTGAATGGTCAGGCGTGTTGGCGGTCGTCAGCGGTGGGTTGTTTTTGTCGTATCGCGCCAAAGATTATATGAATCACCACACGCGTATCCAGACGAAAGAAGTTTGGGCTACGGTTGGCTTTTTGCTAAATGGTTTTGTTTTTATTTTGATCGGATTGGAGCTACCCGTGATCGCGAGTGGACTCGACGGCTATTCGATCGAAGAATCTATACAGTATGCTTTACTGATTAGCGCTATCGTTATTGTACTTCGTGTATTGATGGTGTATCTTTCGGCCTTTGTACCGCGCATGTTGTTTCCACATATCCGGCGAAAAGAAGTAAGTCCGGGCTGGAAACTGCCGCTGGTGGTCGGTTGGGCAGGCATGCGCGGTGTAGTGTCATTAGCATCCGCGTTAGCGATACCTTTGGCGCTAGATAGTGGCGAAGCCTTTCCGCATCGTAACCTTATTCTTTTCATTACGTTTGTCGTCATTTTGGTAACGTTAGTTTTTCAGGGTTTGAGTTTGCCGCTGCTGATTCGTTGGGTGAAGCTGGAGGAAATGGATCACGAAGTGGCAGAAAAAGTACAGATAGAATCTATTCGTTTAGCCTTAGCAAAAGACGCCATTGCGTATATGGAAAGTCATTATCAGGAAGAGATGAAGCAGTACGAAACCATTGCGCGTGTTAAAGAGCAATATCAACGCAGTATACGCGCTACAGAAGATGCGCTTGATGATGAGGCTAAAATTCGCCTTAGTGGCGTGAGAGCATTGTATGTTAAGGTTGCTTTGGAACTTATTCAGGTGAGGCGACAGGGGTTAGAGAAATTTCGTTCGGAAAAACAATTTGATAGCGATGTGATCAAGCAAATAGAACATAATTTGGATCTGGAAGAATCACGCTTAAACCACGTATAA